Proteins from a genomic interval of Candidatus Eisenbacteria bacterium:
- a CDS encoding glycosyl hydrolase family 65 protein: MPKLFATKYGYFTADGREYVITRPDTPKPWVNVICPGDYGTVISQAGSGYSWKTHATFNRINRWEQDLVRDEWGKYLYCRDRSTRKHWSLAFQPVRARPSRYEVRHGIGYTTFRALHHGIWSEYTIFVPPDDSLEIWRVRLENVSRSTRRLDLFSYFEWNLGPAPDTHREFHKLFIEQEYVAAARALLATKRLNTIAEHGRGQPWNVEWPHVAFHAASVTPAGFETDKEKFVGRHGALSSPLALSRDRLRGTAGKWQDAIASLQVPVTLRPGQTREVVFTLGIADRRASALRLARRYATPEAVERAWDSMRRHWDSWLAPLEVTTPDAGFDVMTNVWLKYQAMSGRIWGRSGYYQPGGAFGYRDQLQDSQVFLPIAPERTRRQILLHAAHQFADGTTLHWWHPLTEEGLKKPLNDDLLWLPFVTLNYLRETADFAVLEVRAPFLAEPGAPPPADGTLYDHCRRAIDSFWDRLSPRGVPRMGAGDWNDGLSAIGRELKSESVWLAHFLIGILEGWVELERRLRRPDERVIERYAREAQSMREAVNRHFWDGAWYVRATKDSGEPIGSRRNRDGKIFINAQTWAVLHDVVPKERRATLLRSMERHLYKAYGPLSLFPAYREPDAEIGYLTRYAPGARENGGLYTHAAVWAVQAECMLKRRGKAWELLRRFWPVHRGMDPDLYQAEPYVSPGNVDGPNSPHYGRGGWTWYTGSAAWMLRVGTEWLLGVRPAWDGLLIDPCLPPEWKGFRMTRRFRDSTYRIEVSVKPGEAQITLDGRPHEGQVVPAFRDGREHVVTVRVPPA, translated from the coding sequence ATGCCCAAGCTCTTCGCGACCAAGTACGGCTATTTCACGGCCGACGGCCGGGAGTACGTGATCACGCGCCCCGACACCCCGAAGCCGTGGGTGAACGTGATCTGTCCCGGTGACTACGGCACGGTCATCAGCCAGGCCGGCTCCGGCTATTCCTGGAAGACCCACGCCACCTTCAACCGGATCAACCGCTGGGAACAGGACCTGGTGCGGGACGAGTGGGGCAAATACCTCTACTGCCGCGACCGCTCGACCCGGAAGCACTGGTCACTGGCGTTCCAGCCGGTGCGCGCCAGACCTTCCCGATACGAGGTGCGGCACGGCATCGGGTACACGACGTTCCGCGCGCTGCACCACGGAATATGGAGCGAGTACACGATCTTCGTGCCGCCCGACGACTCGCTCGAGATCTGGCGGGTTCGTCTCGAGAACGTCTCGCGCTCGACCCGGCGCCTCGACCTGTTCAGCTATTTCGAGTGGAACCTGGGGCCGGCGCCCGACACGCACCGCGAGTTCCACAAGCTCTTCATCGAGCAGGAGTACGTGGCCGCGGCGCGCGCGCTGCTGGCCACCAAGCGGCTCAACACCATCGCCGAGCATGGCCGCGGGCAGCCGTGGAACGTGGAATGGCCTCACGTCGCGTTTCACGCGGCGAGCGTGACTCCGGCAGGTTTCGAGACCGACAAGGAGAAGTTCGTCGGCCGCCACGGCGCGCTCTCCTCGCCCCTGGCGCTTTCGCGCGACCGGCTGCGCGGAACCGCCGGGAAGTGGCAGGACGCGATCGCATCGCTTCAGGTCCCGGTGACGCTGCGGCCCGGGCAGACGCGGGAGGTGGTGTTCACGCTCGGCATCGCGGACCGCCGGGCTTCGGCGCTCCGCCTCGCTCGCCGCTATGCCACGCCGGAGGCCGTCGAGCGGGCGTGGGACTCGATGCGCCGTCACTGGGACTCCTGGCTCGCGCCGCTCGAAGTCACGACGCCGGATGCGGGCTTCGATGTCATGACCAACGTATGGCTCAAGTACCAGGCGATGTCGGGACGGATCTGGGGCCGGAGCGGCTATTACCAGCCCGGGGGCGCTTTCGGCTATCGCGACCAGCTCCAGGACAGCCAGGTGTTCCTGCCGATCGCGCCGGAGCGAACGCGGCGGCAGATCCTGCTCCACGCCGCACATCAGTTCGCCGACGGCACGACGCTCCACTGGTGGCATCCGCTCACCGAGGAGGGCCTGAAGAAGCCGCTCAACGACGATCTCCTCTGGCTGCCTTTCGTCACCCTCAATTACCTGCGTGAGACCGCGGACTTCGCGGTGCTCGAAGTGCGAGCGCCGTTCCTCGCCGAGCCCGGCGCTCCGCCGCCGGCGGATGGCACCCTCTACGACCATTGCCGCCGCGCGATCGACTCGTTCTGGGACCGGCTGAGCCCGCGCGGCGTGCCGCGGATGGGCGCGGGCGACTGGAATGACGGCCTCTCGGCGATCGGCCGTGAGCTCAAATCCGAGAGCGTGTGGCTCGCCCACTTCCTGATCGGGATCCTCGAGGGCTGGGTCGAGCTGGAGCGCCGTCTCCGCCGCCCCGACGAGCGGGTGATCGAGCGCTACGCGCGCGAAGCGCAATCCATGCGCGAAGCGGTCAACCGCCACTTCTGGGATGGCGCGTGGTACGTGCGGGCCACCAAGGACTCGGGAGAGCCGATCGGCTCACGCCGCAATCGCGACGGCAAGATCTTCATCAATGCGCAGACCTGGGCCGTGCTCCACGATGTCGTGCCCAAGGAGCGCCGAGCGACGCTGTTGCGCTCGATGGAGCGCCATCTCTACAAGGCATACGGCCCGCTGTCGCTCTTCCCCGCGTACCGCGAGCCCGACGCCGAGATCGGCTATCTCACCCGCTACGCGCCCGGCGCGAGAGAGAACGGCGGCTTGTATACCCACGCCGCGGTCTGGGCGGTGCAGGCCGAGTGCATGCTGAAGCGGCGAGGCAAAGCCTGGGAGCTGCTCCGGCGGTTCTGGCCGGTGCACCGCGGGATGGACCCCGATCTCTACCAGGCCGAGCCCTACGTCTCCCCCGGCAACGTCGACGGACCGAACTCGCCCCATTACGGGCGCGGCGGCTGGACGTGGTACACCGGGTCCGCCGCGTGGATGCTGCGGGTCGGCACGGAGTGGCTGCTCGGCGTCCGTCCCGCCTGGGATGGTCTCCTGATCGACCCGTGTCTTCCCCCCGAATGGAAAGGCTTTCGCATGACCCGCCGCTTCCGCGACAGCACGTATCGCATCGAGGTCTCGGTGAAGCCGGGCGAGGCTCAGATCACCTTGGATGGCCGGCCGCACGAAGGGCAGGTCGTTCCCGCATTTCGCGACGGGCGCGAGCACGTCGTCACGGTGCGCGTCCCTCCGGCCTGA
- a CDS encoding phosphoglycerate mutase family protein, whose product MNSVPLCLDLVRHGEAQPSGVGGDAARRLTPAGRAAITSLAERLAREGWRPAAMWSSPLFRAQETAAILSAACPGLLIETLDALVPDAEPEELAAELVRRAPKQHVVLVGHQPLMGRLTAWLSGGREASFQAGALVRLEVVGGVRQGCATVVLEVPPHSS is encoded by the coding sequence ATGAACTCCGTTCCGCTATGCCTGGATCTCGTGCGCCACGGCGAGGCCCAGCCCTCCGGTGTCGGCGGTGATGCGGCACGAAGGTTGACGCCTGCCGGCCGGGCCGCGATCACGAGTCTGGCGGAGCGCCTCGCGCGCGAGGGCTGGCGGCCCGCGGCCATGTGGTCGAGTCCATTGTTCCGCGCGCAGGAGACCGCCGCGATCCTCTCCGCCGCTTGTCCTGGGCTCCTGATCGAAACGCTCGATGCTCTGGTACCGGACGCCGAGCCCGAGGAGCTCGCGGCGGAGCTCGTACGGCGCGCGCCGAAACAGCACGTCGTGCTGGTCGGACACCAGCCACTGATGGGCCGTCTCACGGCATGGCTCAGCGGTGGCCGCGAAGCGTCTTTCCAGGCCGGCGCGCTGGTTCGGCTCGAAGTGGTCGGAGGCGTGCGCCAAGGATGCGCGACCGTCGTGCTCGAGGTCCCGCCGCACTCGTCGTGA
- a CDS encoding GH1 family beta-glucosidase, translated as MSDLTRFPEGFLWGAATSAYQIEGSPLAEGAGPSNWHRFSHLEGTVENGDTGDVACDHYRRFADDVDLMRELNLGAYRFSIAWARVLPEGRGAVNPRGLDFYARLIDRLLERDIAPAPTLYHWDLPAALEDRGGWANPDSPSWFQDYAQVVFERLADRVPMWATLNEPILVSHAGHVLGIHPPGHRSVSEAAAVARHLLLAHGAAVEAYRGTAKGNIGIVLNLEPRVPASGSAEDAEATRRADIYYNQQYLHTVFTGQWPEGLAEILGKACRELTPRESAQVSQPLDWLGVNYYSRRPTAYGADPPLHADDVAFDGVPATDLGWEIHPPGLTEILVRVSETYAKLPLYITENGAAYVDPDPDPAGSVPDARRVAYLRMHLAAAREAIERGVDLRGYFVWSLLDNFEWQRGYSQRFGIVRVDYATQARTIKESGRFYRDVIAANGVSLSR; from the coding sequence ATGTCCGACCTCACTCGCTTCCCGGAAGGATTCCTGTGGGGCGCGGCCACCTCGGCGTACCAGATCGAAGGATCTCCGCTCGCCGAAGGGGCCGGGCCGAGCAACTGGCATCGCTTCTCGCATCTCGAGGGAACGGTCGAGAACGGCGACACCGGCGACGTCGCATGCGATCACTATCGGCGCTTCGCCGATGACGTGGACCTGATGCGTGAGCTCAATCTCGGCGCCTATCGCTTCAGCATCGCCTGGGCGCGAGTTCTTCCCGAGGGGCGCGGCGCCGTCAACCCCAGAGGGCTCGACTTCTACGCACGGCTGATCGACCGGCTGCTCGAGCGCGACATCGCGCCGGCGCCCACGCTCTATCACTGGGATCTCCCCGCGGCGCTCGAAGACCGCGGCGGGTGGGCGAATCCCGACAGTCCGAGCTGGTTCCAGGACTACGCGCAGGTCGTCTTCGAGCGTCTCGCGGACCGCGTGCCGATGTGGGCGACGCTCAACGAGCCCATCCTCGTCTCGCACGCAGGCCACGTGCTCGGCATCCATCCGCCGGGCCATCGCTCGGTCAGCGAGGCGGCGGCGGTGGCGCGTCACCTGCTGCTCGCGCACGGCGCCGCCGTCGAGGCCTATCGGGGAACGGCCAAGGGCAATATCGGAATCGTGCTCAACCTCGAGCCCCGCGTTCCGGCGAGCGGGTCCGCCGAGGACGCGGAGGCCACGCGGCGCGCCGACATCTACTACAACCAGCAGTACCTCCACACGGTGTTCACCGGGCAGTGGCCTGAAGGGCTCGCGGAAATTCTCGGCAAGGCCTGCCGCGAGCTCACGCCGCGGGAGAGCGCACAGGTCTCACAGCCGCTGGACTGGCTGGGCGTGAACTACTACTCGCGCCGTCCGACCGCGTACGGCGCCGACCCGCCGCTCCATGCGGACGACGTCGCCTTCGACGGCGTGCCCGCGACCGATCTGGGCTGGGAGATCCACCCCCCGGGGCTCACCGAGATTCTCGTCCGGGTCAGCGAGACCTACGCGAAGCTCCCGCTCTACATCACCGAGAACGGCGCGGCGTACGTGGATCCCGATCCCGATCCGGCAGGCTCCGTCCCTGACGCTCGGCGCGTCGCCTACCTCCGCATGCATCTGGCCGCGGCGCGTGAGGCCATCGAGCGCGGCGTGGACTTGCGCGGCTACTTCGTGTGGTCCCTGCTGGACAACTTCGAGTGGCAGCGCGGCTATTCGCAGCGCTTCGGCATCGTGCGGGTGGACTACGCGACGCAGGCGAGAACGATCAAGGAGAGCGGCCGCTTCTACCGCGACGTCATCGCCGCGAACGGCGTGTCGCTGAGCCGCTGA